GCGGGATCGGGTGCACCGGGCACGACGAGGTCGGGTGCGGCGGGATCGGGTGCCGCGGGATCGGCTGCGGCGGGATCGGGTCCGGCGGCGGGCCGGGAGTCGAGGACCGTCATGGTGTCGCCACCGGGTCCAGCTCGAAGCTCCGCAGCGCCTGCGCGTCGAGCTTGCCGCTGGGGCTGCGCGGCAGCTCGGGCAGCACCACGAACCGGTCCGGGTGCATGTAGGCCGGCAGCAGCCGGGCCACCTCGCCGCGCAGGTCGCCGTCGGTGAGCCCGGCGTCCGGGGAGGCCACGAACGCGAGCACCTGGTCCACGCCGTTGGGCGCGGTCCGCACCGTGACCGCGCAGTCCGCGACCGACCGGTGCCTGCGCACCGCGGCCTCGATCTCGCCCAGCTCGACCCGGAACCCGCGCAGCTTCACCTGGTTGTCGACCCGGCCGGTGATGTGCAGCTCGCCCTCGACCGACCACAGGCCCCGGTCGCCGGTGCGGTAGAGCCGGTCGCCCGGCGCGCCGAACGGGTCGGGCAGGAACCGCTCGGCCGTGGTGGCGGGCCTGCGGTGGTAGCCGCGGGCCACGGCCGGGCCGCCGATCCAGATCTCCCCCGGCAGGCCGGGCGGCACGGGGCGCAGCCTGCCGTCCAGGACGTGCACGCGGTAGTTGGGCAGCGGGCCGCCGATCGGGATCTTCGCGCCGGTCGCGTCGGGCAGGCCGCAGCCGTGCGCGGTGGCCCACACCGCGCACTCGGTGGGCCCGTAGTCGTTGAGCAGCACCGCTTCCGGGCAGTCGAACAGGTGCCAGGCGACCAGCTTGGGCGGCATCGGCTCGCCACCGACGGACACCAGCCGCAGCTGCTCCAGCCCCTCGCCGCCGGCGGCCTGCAGGACCAGGCCGTAGTGCGAGGGCACCGAGTGGACGTGCGTGACCCGGGTGCGCAGCAGCAACGCGCGCAGCGCCAGCAGGTCGTGCGCCTCGACCTCGGTCGGCAGCACGACGGTGCCGCCGCCGGTGAGCGTCCAGTACAGGCCGCCCGCGGCGCCGTCGAAGCACAGCGGCATGGTCACCAGGTCGCGTTCGGGCGGCGGTCCGCCGACGCCGCGGGCGTGCGTGGAGACCACGATCGCCCGGTGGCTGACCGCGACGCCCTTGGGCACGCCGGTCGAGCCGGAGGTGTAGATCAGGTAGGCGAGGTCGGCCGGGTCGACCGCGACCCCGGGGTCGTGCTCCGGCTGCCCGGCGCAGTCGTCGGGCGAGATCACGGGCACGGGCGCGTCGAACGGCCGGTGCGCGACCACGGCGCGCGCGCCGGAGTCGGCGAGCACGTGCCGGATGCGCTCGGCCGGGTAGGACGGCTCGACCGGCACGTACGCGGCGCCGGACTTGAGCACGCCCAGCATCGACGCGATGGAGCCGGCGGCGCGGTCGGCGAGCACGGCCACCAGGTCGTCGGCGCCGATGCCCGACGCGCGCAGGCGGTGCGCGATCCGGTTGGCGCGGGCGTTCAGCTCGCCGTAGGTCAGGCGGTCCTCGCCGCAGACGACCGCGACGGCGTCGGGCGTGGCGGCGGCGTGGCGTTCGACGAGGGTGTGCAGGCAGGTGTCCTCGACGGCCTGCTCCTGCCCCCGCGACCACGCGGCCACCGCGTCGCGCTCGTCGGCGGTGAGGGCGAGGACGTCGTGCACGGCGCGGTCGGCGGTGAGGTCGGCCAGCACCGCGACGAGCCGGTTGGCGGCCAGGAACACCGCCCGGGTGTCGAACAGCCCGGCGTCGTGGTCGATGCGCAGCTCGCCGGCGGCGGTGAGCGCGATGGCGAGTTCGTGGGTGGCGCGGCCGTCGGAGACGTGCACCGGCGTGACCGTGCACGACCCGATGGCCTCGGGTTCGGTGTCGTCGTGGCAGGAGACGGCCACGGTGGCGCCGAGGCCGGGCGGCACGGGCGTTGCGTGGTCGAGGGCCCGCTGGACTTCGCGGACCAGGTCCATCGCGTAGGCCCGCTCGTCGACGCGCACCGGCACCAGCACCGGGTCGGGCGCCGACACCACGAGGTCCACGTCCGGGGTGCCCCGGTAGCGCGCCAGCAGCACGGCGACGGCGGCGGCCAGCACGGCCGGCGCGGACACGCCCGCCGCGGCCGCGAAGCCGGTCACCGGGGCGCACGGCCGGACCAGCGTGCCCGCCGAGCCGGACGCCCGTCCCCCGCCGCGCAGGGCCGCGGGCAGCTCCACGGCGGGGATCGCCGAGGTGGCGCGCTGCTCGGGCACGCCGGGGTGTTCGGGTGCGTCGGGGTCGAGCACCAGCGACAGCACCGCACGGGGGTCGGCACCGCCCCTGGTGACCACGACGGCGAGGTAGCGGCGGGGCGCGAGCTTGGCCAGGGTGACCCGCGCCGGGGTGGCCGGGTCGGCCTTGGCCGCCTCGACCTCGGCGCGGACCAGCTCACCCCAGCAGGCCGCCGACCGGTCCTCGCCCGCGAACGAGTACCCGCCCTCGACGCGGGACAGGTCGTACGAGGTCAGGTGCGGTGACGGGTGGGCCGCGGCGAGTCGCCGCCGGGCCCGCGCGAGGTCGGGCTCGCCCGACACCAGCCAGGCGCGGTCGGTCAGGTGCGTCGGGTCGGGCACTGCTCTCCTCCTCCGTCGTGGCTCCGGCGGGGTCCCGGGGTGGCGCGGGCGCGCCACCCCGGGACTCCGGTCAGAGCAGGATCCGCTCGTGGGCGGCCGCGCGGTAGCGCCGGGACCGGCGCAGGTCGCGCGTGACGATGACCTTCTTCAGCCACCGGTCGGTGCCGTCGTACCGGGCGCTGAACTCGCTCCGGCCGTGCACGGCCTTGTAGTTGTCGACCACGAGCAGGTCGCCCGCGCCCAGCGCGACCTCGGTGAGGTTCGCGTCGAGCGCCGCCACCAGCACGGCCAGGGCCTCCGCCGCCTCGGGGTCACCGGGGCGGGCCGCCATGAACGCCGGGTCGATGCGCAGGTACGGCGCGTCGGGGTGGCCGAACAGGACGGCGCTGGGTTCGGGGTCGTCCTTCATGCGCTGGATGTCGTGCACCCGGTCGGTGCCCGCCACCAGGACCCGGGCGCGGTTGACGTGCTCGTTGTCGGGTCGGATGAGGAACCGGCGCTGGGCCAGCACCTCCCGGTGGTGTGGTTCCAGGTCCACCGAGTCGATGCTCGCGACGGTCGTGGGCACGGCGTCGTGGTTGCGGACGCCCAGCAGCAGGAGGTAGTCGCACCGGTGCGGGTGGAAGCCGTCCTCGGTGTGCCACTCCAGCTTCACGGTGCCGTGGCCGCTCTGCTCCCGCTGCTCGCCGGGCATCGGGACCACGTTGTGCAGCAGCCTGCCGTCCTGGAGCGTCGACCACCCGAAGATGTCGCCGAGCAGGCTGCCCACCAGCACCAGGTACACCTCGTGCGCGGTGAGGGCGGCGGCCCGCTCCGGGGCGGGCGACTCGCGCCAGTCCAGCGGGGTCGGGCCGATCTCGGCGTCGTCCACCCGCATCCCGCGCACCACCAGGGCGGCGGTGGGCTCGCGCAGCCGGAACTCGCGCAGCTCCTCGACCAGGGCCTGGGGGAAGCGCTGGGCCAGGCCCGCCGCCGCGGCCAGCAGCGACGGCGAGGTGCTGGAGCCGTAGTCGGCGGCGATGTTGCGGGTGAGGGTGTCGACGTCCTTGGCGTCGACGGAGGACAGGTCCAGGTAGCGGACGGTGTCCGGTCGGGTTGGCGTGGGTGTTCCCGTCATGGCGTGCCTTCCTCGTTCAGCGCACGACGTCCTGCGGTGCGGGCAGATAACCGTTGTCCACCAGGAACTGGAAGCAGGAGTGCGCCCACTCCTCGTTGACCGGCGGGCACTCGATCCCGGAGCCCTCCAGCGCCTCCAGGAGCACCCGGCACTCGTCGAGCGGGTCCACCTGCTGCTGGAGGTCGGGGTCGAGCGCGGCGTGCCGCATGGAGGCCACCCGCAGGAGCGGGGTGAGCGGGTAGAGGATGTGGTCCTCGTCCACGGCCAGCGCCTGGCGGCGGGCCTCCTCCTCGTCGACGACGTTGAGGTCGTAGCCGAACGAGCGCAGCCACTGGTAGCACTGCTGCATCGTCGTGGGTTCGCGGTTGGTGATGTTGAAGTTCTTGCCCAGGTTCTCCTCTCGCAGCGACGTGTAGACGATGGCCTCGGCGGTGTAGTCGACGGGCACCGCGTTGATCACGTCGTTGTAGAGCGGCAGGACCCCCAGGTCGAGGAAGCCCTTGAGGTAGACGTAGAGGTAGTCGGTGTCGTGCGACGCCCCGGTCTTGGTGTGGCCGGTGATCATCCAGGGGCGCTGGACGGTGACCGGCACGCCGCGGTCACGGGCGATGACGGTGATCTTCTCCGCCACCCACTTGGTGCGCGGGTAGCCGGTGGGCACCTTGACCGGGCGGTCGCCCAGGTCCTCCTCGGTGAACGGGCGCTCGGCGCCGGTGCCCATGAAGACGTCCACGCTGGACACCAGGTGGAACGCCTTGAGCGTGGTGTTGGTCGCCAGCCGCAGCAGTTCCTCGGTGCCGAGCACGTTCGCGGCCTTCATCGCCTCGAACGGGTAGGTGAAGTTGACGATGGCGCCGCTGTGGTAGATCGAGTCCAGCAGGGACGCGTAGCGGCCGAACTCGCCCCGGGACAGGCCCAGGAACGGCTTGGCCAGGTCGCCGACGACGACCTTGATCCGGTCGCGGTAGGACTCGTCCCACGCGCGGTACTTGCGGAAGGTCTCCTCCAGCCGGTCCCAGGCCGCGTCCTGGCTCTCGCCGCGGACCAGGCAGTGCACCGTGGCGTTGGTGCGCTTGACCAGCTCGACCGCGATGAACACGCCGAGGTAGCCGGTGGCGCCGGTGACCAGGACGTGCCGGGGCTCGAACCAGTTGGCGCGCGGCAGCCCGTCCGGCTTGATCGCCGGGTCGAGCTTGACGTCGGCCAGCAGCTCGGCCACCTGCTGGGTGTAGAGCGCGGCGCTGTCGACGTCGTTGCGGTCGCGCTGGTGGGTCTCCACGACCCGCGCGATGCCCTGCACGGTCGGGACGCGGAACACCTCGTCGATGGGCAGCTCGATGTCGTTCTCGCGGGAGAGCTGCGCGGCCAGGCGGGCCACCAGCAGCGAGTTGCCGCCCAGCTCGAAGAAGTCGGCCGTGGCGCTGATGTGCTGCAGGCCCAGCACCGAGGCGAACGTCTCGGCGATGCCCGCCTCCAGCTGGTTGGCGGGCTCGACGAACCCGCTGGCGATGACCTCCTGCGGCGCGGGCAGCGCGGCGGTGTCGATCTTGCCGTGCCGGGTCAGCGGCATCTTCTCCAGCGTCACGAACGCGCTGGGCACCATGTAGTCGGGCACCTGCCCGATGACGTGGTTGACCAGCGTCTCCTGGGTCAGCACGCGGCCGATCACCGGGACCACGTGGGCGACCAGGCGCGGGACGCCCGGCTGGTCCTCGCGGACGGTGACCACGGCCTCGGCCACCAGCGGGTGGCGCAGCACCACGTTCTCGATCTCGGACAGCTCGACGCGGAAGCCGCGGATCTTGACCTGGGTGTCGCCGCGGCCCAGGAACTCGATGGTGCCGTCGGCCCGGTAGCGCGCCAGGTCGCCGGTGCGGTAGAGCCGGGCGCCGGGCTCGGTGGAGAACGGGTCGGGCAGGAACCGCTCCGAGGTCATCGCCGGGCGGTTGACGTAGCCGCGGGCCACGCCGTCGCCGCCGATGTAGAGCTCGCCGGGCACGCCGGGCGGCACCGGGTTGAGGCGCTTGTCCAGCAGGTGGATGCGCCCGTTGGGGATGGGCCGGCCGATCGGGACGCGGGGCAGCCTGGCGTCGGCCGGGGACACCGGGTGCACCGACGCCCACACCGCGGCCTCGGTGGGCCCGTACTCGTTGAACAGGGTCGCGTTCGGCGAGCGGCGGTAGTGCTCGGCGACCAGGCTCGGCGGCAGCGCCTCGCCCGCGACCACGGTGGCGCGCACCGAGTCGTGCGGCTCCAGGTCGGTCTCCAGCAGCACCGCGTACTGCGACGGCACGCCGTCGACGTGGGTCACCTGCCGACCGCGGATGAGCCGGCCGAGCAGGCGCGGGTCCAGCACCTCGCTGTCGGTGGGGAACACCACCGTGCCGCCGCGGCCCAGCGTCCAGTACAGGCCGCCGCCCGCGGCGTCGAACGTCAGCGGCGCGAGGACCAGGTAGCGCTCGGGCAGGCCGGGGCCCTCGATCGCGGCGCGGGCCGCGGTGGAGTGCACGATCGAGCGGTGCTCGACCGCGACGCCCTTGGGCCTGCCGGTGGAGCCGGAGGTGTAGATGACGTAGGCCAGGTCGTCGGCCCGCGCGCCGGAGGTGACGGGGGCGGCGCCGGTGTCGGTGGTCGGGATGGCGACCCGGCCGGTGCCCGACAACGCCTCCGGGAGCCCGTCCAGGGCGTGGCGGCGGCCGACGAACAGCCCGATGCCGGCGTCGTTGACCACGTACGACAACCGGTCGGCCGGGTAGGTCGGGTCCAGCGGCACGTACGCGCCGCCGGCCTTGAGCACGCCCAGCAGGCCGACCACGGCGTGCACCGAGCGGTCCACCAGCACGCCGACGCAGGAGCCGGGGCCCACGCCGAGGCCGACCAGCTCGGCGGCCAGCGCGTTGGCCCGGTCGTCCAGCGAGGCGTAGGTCAGCTCGACGCCGTCGGCGACCAGGGCGGTGGCGCCGGGGTTGGCGGCGGCCGCCTCCTCCACGAGCCGGTGGAGCGTGCGGGTGCGGTCGTGGTCCGCGTCGGTGCTGTTCCAGTCGACGACGACCTGCTGCCACTCCTGGTCGGTCAGCAGCGGGATCTCGGCGAGCGGCAGGGTCGGTTCGGCGACGGCCTTGCCCAGCAGCAGCAGGACGTGGCCCAGGAAGCGCTCCACGGTGGCGCCGTCGAACAGGTCGGTGTTGTACTGCGCCCGCAGGGTCAGCGCGCCGTTGCGGTCGATCGCGCGCAGGTCGATGTCGTGCGGCGTCCACGTGGTCGGCAGGTCGAGCGGGACCGCCGTGCCGCCCGGCACCGCGCGGGAACCGGCCTCCTCCTCGAAG
This portion of the Saccharothrix syringae genome encodes:
- a CDS encoding amino acid adenylation domain-containing protein, giving the protein MPDPTHLTDRAWLVSGEPDLARARRRLAAAHPSPHLTSYDLSRVEGGYSFAGEDRSAACWGELVRAEVEAAKADPATPARVTLAKLAPRRYLAVVVTRGGADPRAVLSLVLDPDAPEHPGVPEQRATSAIPAVELPAALRGGGRASGSAGTLVRPCAPVTGFAAAAGVSAPAVLAAAVAVLLARYRGTPDVDLVVSAPDPVLVPVRVDERAYAMDLVREVQRALDHATPVPPGLGATVAVSCHDDTEPEAIGSCTVTPVHVSDGRATHELAIALTAAGELRIDHDAGLFDTRAVFLAANRLVAVLADLTADRAVHDVLALTADERDAVAAWSRGQEQAVEDTCLHTLVERHAAATPDAVAVVCGEDRLTYGELNARANRIAHRLRASGIGADDLVAVLADRAAGSIASMLGVLKSGAAYVPVEPSYPAERIRHVLADSGARAVVAHRPFDAPVPVISPDDCAGQPEHDPGVAVDPADLAYLIYTSGSTGVPKGVAVSHRAIVVSTHARGVGGPPPERDLVTMPLCFDGAAGGLYWTLTGGGTVVLPTEVEAHDLLALRALLLRTRVTHVHSVPSHYGLVLQAAGGEGLEQLRLVSVGGEPMPPKLVAWHLFDCPEAVLLNDYGPTECAVWATAHGCGLPDATGAKIPIGGPLPNYRVHVLDGRLRPVPPGLPGEIWIGGPAVARGYHRRPATTAERFLPDPFGAPGDRLYRTGDRGLWSVEGELHITGRVDNQVKLRGFRVELGEIEAAVRRHRSVADCAVTVRTAPNGVDQVLAFVASPDAGLTDGDLRGEVARLLPAYMHPDRFVVLPELPRSPSGKLDAQALRSFELDPVATP
- the gntD gene encoding guanitoxin biosynthesis L-enduracididine beta-hydroxylase GntD, whose translation is MTGTPTPTRPDTVRYLDLSSVDAKDVDTLTRNIAADYGSSTSPSLLAAAAGLAQRFPQALVEELREFRLREPTAALVVRGMRVDDAEIGPTPLDWRESPAPERAAALTAHEVYLVLVGSLLGDIFGWSTLQDGRLLHNVVPMPGEQREQSGHGTVKLEWHTEDGFHPHRCDYLLLLGVRNHDAVPTTVASIDSVDLEPHHREVLAQRRFLIRPDNEHVNRARVLVAGTDRVHDIQRMKDDPEPSAVLFGHPDAPYLRIDPAFMAARPGDPEAAEALAVLVAALDANLTEVALGAGDLLVVDNYKAVHGRSEFSARYDGTDRWLKKVIVTRDLRRSRRYRAAAHERILL
- a CDS encoding non-ribosomal peptide synthetase translates to MSQQHELESMTPEEKRALLAQLLDGSAEATPSNLSLEQRRLWVLLQLDDSKPWQVSTAVRLSGTVNHAALQQALTAVVQRHEVLRTTFREVDGHPLATTAPAVTLRLPVVEVDAADLEAELARVVATETRTRFDLAKGPLVRASVLRAAEDDHVLVLTLHQLVADRRSVKLLADEVLTRYTALVDGTSGDALAAPVDFHSLVTAQRTWVNSDEATKDIDYWRDRLAALTPLDLPTDRPRPPLKTIHGDAVSVPVAPELAAAVAAYGEEHGHGPTEVLLSAYVAVLARYAQQRDLAVGVPVQESWQSDGANLVGPLENTVPLRVELDDADSLSRLAPRVAAVHAEALAHARLSFDRIVEAAQPQRDLSRTPLFQTSFSFEEEAGSRAVPGGTAVPLDLPTTWTPHDIDLRAIDRNGALTLRAQYNTDLFDGATVERFLGHVLLLLGKAVAEPTLPLAEIPLLTDQEWQQVVVDWNSTDADHDRTRTLHRLVEEAAAANPGATALVADGVELTYASLDDRANALAAELVGLGVGPGSCVGVLVDRSVHAVVGLLGVLKAGGAYVPLDPTYPADRLSYVVNDAGIGLFVGRRHALDGLPEALSGTGRVAIPTTDTGAAPVTSGARADDLAYVIYTSGSTGRPKGVAVEHRSIVHSTAARAAIEGPGLPERYLVLAPLTFDAAGGGLYWTLGRGGTVVFPTDSEVLDPRLLGRLIRGRQVTHVDGVPSQYAVLLETDLEPHDSVRATVVAGEALPPSLVAEHYRRSPNATLFNEYGPTEAAVWASVHPVSPADARLPRVPIGRPIPNGRIHLLDKRLNPVPPGVPGELYIGGDGVARGYVNRPAMTSERFLPDPFSTEPGARLYRTGDLARYRADGTIEFLGRGDTQVKIRGFRVELSEIENVVLRHPLVAEAVVTVREDQPGVPRLVAHVVPVIGRVLTQETLVNHVIGQVPDYMVPSAFVTLEKMPLTRHGKIDTAALPAPQEVIASGFVEPANQLEAGIAETFASVLGLQHISATADFFELGGNSLLVARLAAQLSRENDIELPIDEVFRVPTVQGIARVVETHQRDRNDVDSAALYTQQVAELLADVKLDPAIKPDGLPRANWFEPRHVLVTGATGYLGVFIAVELVKRTNATVHCLVRGESQDAAWDRLEETFRKYRAWDESYRDRIKVVVGDLAKPFLGLSRGEFGRYASLLDSIYHSGAIVNFTYPFEAMKAANVLGTEELLRLATNTTLKAFHLVSSVDVFMGTGAERPFTEEDLGDRPVKVPTGYPRTKWVAEKITVIARDRGVPVTVQRPWMITGHTKTGASHDTDYLYVYLKGFLDLGVLPLYNDVINAVPVDYTAEAIVYTSLREENLGKNFNITNREPTTMQQCYQWLRSFGYDLNVVDEEEARRQALAVDEDHILYPLTPLLRVASMRHAALDPDLQQQVDPLDECRVLLEALEGSGIECPPVNEEWAHSCFQFLVDNGYLPAPQDVVR